TAAAAGTGGACTACTCGCGCAAGCTCATCCCGCTGAATGATCCCAGTCTTCTCACCTACCTTGATGAAGACGATATGGACTTCACCCTGAAAAAACTCTTTCTGTTCCGGCCTGAACGCATTGACCTCAGCCTTGACCGGCTTGAGCACTACACCGGAACCAAAGCCGAAGACTTTCAGCGCTACATTCTGTTCACCAACTACGATATGCACGTCGAAGTCTTCAAACAAAAATATCCGGACTGTGTCGTACCTTCGCGGGATGGCGTTCAAATGCCGGCATATCACCATAAACTTGACGAAAATTTAGGCATTAGCCTGGTGAACATAGGTGTTGGCCCTTCCAATGCCAAAACCTGCACCGACCACATTGCGGTGCTTCGTCCGGACGCCATGATCATGGTCGGGCATTGCGGCGGACTCCGAAACCATCAGGAGATCGGCGACTTCGTACTGGCATCCGGCTACATGCGTGACGATAACGTACTCGATGACGACATCCCGCTCAGCGTGCCCATCATCCCGAATTACGCCCTGAACCTGTTCCTGCAGCAGGCGCTTGAGAAATACGGCATGGAATACCGCATTGGCACCGTATTCACTACCGGCAACCGGAACTGGGAATTTTCGATGAAGCGCACCGTCAGCTCCATTCACATCAGCCGCAGCATCGCCATTGACATGGAATCGGCAACCGTTGCAACCAACGGATTCCGCTACCGGATACCGAATGCTACGCTCCTGTGTGTGAGCGATAAGCCGCTGCACGGCAAGCCCAAGCTCAGCGGAGCCGCCCAAAGTTTTTATCAGAACTCCAAAGAGAAGCACCTGGAAATAGTGATTGAAACCATTGAGCTAAGTAAAAAGCAAAATCCGCAGGGACTGCCTAACGCGAGTATCAGGGCGACCAACGAACCCCTCATGGGCGGCCCGGCAACCGAAGGCTGATTAGGCCCGCACAGCGTTTTTCCGGAAAATCAGGGCGGGACTTAGCGTTTCGCCCTGATTTCGATGGGCCGGCCCATCAGCTCGGCGAGCAGCTCACTTTTGCGGCCCGCCCCCCATACCTCGAGCTGCGGATCAGCAATGGTTGTCAGCAACAGGCTGACAACCTCTTTTACTTCCGTTTCAAAGGTGATCACATTCTGATAATGGCTCCGGTCAAGTCCGTCAGCCACTCTTAAAAATCCGGCAAGTGCCTTAATCTTTTGCCGCTGCGCCGGCTTCAGCGCCGCATACAGCTCATGCGATTGCTTGGGCACCGAACGCCTGTGATAGCGGGCCACGTGCGCCATCACCTCAATTTCATCCTGTGTGAAGCCCTTCAGGTTTGAATTTAGCACAATATACAGGGTGTGTTTGTGATGTTTCCGGCTCGAGATATAATAGCCGATATCATGCATAAGCGCGGCATATTCGAGCAGCTCGCGATCGCGGTACGGCAGCTTGTGCCAGGTCTGCAGGTCATCAAACAGCTTGAGCGCCAGATTGGCCACGTGCTGCGAGTGCTTTTTTGCCCATCTGTATTTTTTGAGCAGCTCGTGTACCGAACGCCGGCGTGGCTCCGGATATTTATCGAGCATTTTCAGCGCCTTCATTTCATGGCGGATGAAGTCGATGATAATGCCCTCGCGCATGGCCTGAATAGATGTTTTCACGCGGCTTATCCCAAATTTTTCAAGCACAAACTTCACCAGTACCAGACCGGGCAGAATGAAGTCAACCCGCTTTTCATCAAGGCCTGTAACCTTGAGCCGCTGTTTACGGTCAAGCGTCATGAACCAGCTGTAGAAGGCCTCAAACTCGCTTTTGCTGTATTCAAACTCATTCAGGGTGAGACTGACATCCAGGTTCTGACGCGCCGCAATCATTGCCGCGATATTCTGCATGGTGCCCGATGAGCCAATCAGCAGCTGCGGTTTATTCGACTCAACCGGCCCGGTAAGCATGCTCAGCTCTTTGCGGTAATGCTTTTCCATGTCCGAAATTTCTTTCTTCTTCACCGGATCGGACTTCACAAAGTCAGAAGTCATCCGGCTAACCCCAATTTTGCGGCTGACCATGTACCGGATCTCTTGCTGATTCAGAATCACAAACTCCGTACTTCCCCCGCCAATATCCATCACCAGGGACGTCTTTTCGCCCAATGTCATCCCGTGCTGTACCGCAAGGCCAATCAGCTCCGCTTCTTTATAGCCGGGAATAGGGTGAATTTTAATCCCCAGCTCATCAATCACCAGCTGCACAAAATCACCGCCGTTGGGTGCTTCACGGATAGCGGATGTCGCGTATGCCATAATGCGCTCCACATTTCGGTGATCGCACAGCGTTTTAATCTTGCGCAGGGCTTCCAGGCCAAGCGCCATGTCCTCTTTGGTCATTTTTTTACCGACCCCGTTCCGGCCTAACCGGATCATTTCTTTGAGCGAGTCAATAGGCGTATAGCGTCCGTCTGACTGTATATCAACAATTACCGCGTGAAATGAATTGGTACCAAGATCGATTGCAGCTATTCTTTTGGTAGGCATTGAGCGTATTTAGGACTTAAAATTTTAGGAAAACAAATACCATCCCTGCACAAAAGCGCGTGCGCCTGTCCGCAGAAATGTTCATGGCTCAATGTATTAATTCTTTGCGAGTATCCGAACCCGCATTATGCATCCGCAAATTTTATTGCTTACAAGGCGAAGCTGATAGCATTGGGCTTATCCCGCATTTTTCATCTTATCGTAACTATTTCGCGCCAGGTAGCGCATGCTGTTGAACTGCATCTTGCTTCATCAGGCTGTTTTTAAAGCGTCAGCGCAGCTGTTATATTAGGTGCAGCACATTTTTCCGCCTGATTCCGACTTTCTGCGTTAGCTAAGTATTTGTTTCAGTTTTATTTAGCTATTCATCCCTTTCCCTAATCACGCCAATTTATAAAACCCGCCTGCCCGCTGGCAGCCTGCGGTTCTGTTCCCTCCTTTATTTCTTCTACTTCCCGCTATGAAACTCAATCCAGATAATTTCGACAATATTGAAGTCCGTCCGCTCACCATTGCAGACTATGAATCCCTCCTCAAACTGCAGCGCCGGTGTTTTAAGGATATGGATCCGACTTCCAGAGCTGAGTTTGAGAGTCAGCTGTATCAGTTTCAGGAAGGACAGCTCGGCGTTTTTCTGAATGATGAGCTTGTTGGCTCCGCGAGCTCACTCGTGCTCGACCTCGATGAATATTCGGTCAACCACACCTGGAGCGAAATTGCCGACGACGGCTTTATCCGCAACCATGATGAAGAAGGCGACACCCTGTACGGCATCGAAGTGATGGTTGATCCCGCGCACCGGGGCATGAAAATCGGGCGCAGGCTCTACGAAGCGCGCAAGGAACTGTGCATCAAACTTAACCTCAAGCGCATCTTAGTGGGCGGACGCCTGCCCAACTACCACAAGCATCAGGATGATATGCGGGTTTCCGAGTATGTAAACGCGGTGATGGATAAACAGCTCGAAGACCCCGTGCTCACCTTTCAGCTCAAAAACGGCTTCACGGTTAAGCGTATCATCAAAAACTACCTGCCCGACGACCACGAATCCGCACACTATGCTACCCTGATGGAGTGGGTGAACCTCGATTACGAGCACACCGCGCCGAAGCAAAAAATTTCGTCTTCGCCCACCCGCATTTGCTGCGTACAGTACAAAATGCGCAAAATTGCCAGCTTCGACGATTTCGCGCAGCAGATCGAGTATTTCGTGGACGTAGCCTCCGAGTACAAAGCCGATTTCGTGCTTTTCCCCGAATTGCTGACCACACAGCTTCTGAGCTTCGTGGGAGAAAAGCGACCCGGTGCTGCAGCCCGTGAGCTATCCAAATTTACGGATCAGTACGTCGAGCTCTTTAACGAAATGGCCATCCGCTACAATGTAAACATCATCGGCGGCTCGCATTTTACCCTGGAAAACGACCGGGTTTACAACGTTTCCTACCTCTTCCACCGGGACGGAAAAATTGATTCACAGTACAAAATCCACGTGACGCCCTCCGAGCGGCAATGGTGGGGCGTACAGCCGGGGTCCGAGCCCAAAGTCTTCGACACCGACCGCGGCCGCGTAGCCATCAACATCTGTTATGATGTGGAATTTCCCGAGCTTGCCCGCTATGCTGTGGATAACGGCGCGCAAATTCTGTTTGTCCCCTACTGCACCGACGAGCGGCACGGCTTCACCCGTGTGCGCATCACTTCGCAGGCCCGGGCCATTGAAAATCAGATTTATGTGGCCATAGCCGGCACTGTGGGCAACATTCCCTCCGTGCCTAACATGGACATTCAGTATGCGCAGTCGGCCATCTTCACCCCGTCCGACTTCTCCTTTTCGCGCGACGGTATCGTGGCGATCTCCGAAGAAAACACCGAGATGGTCGTAATTGCCGATGTCGATCTCGAAGTCCTCCGCCGCACCCGCTACAACGGCACCGTGACGCCCCTCAAAGACCGCCGCCGCGACCTCTACGAAATCAAATTCAACCACATCAGCGATGATGAAGTGATTCTCGAGATGGAAGAAGAAAGCCTGACTGAGCCGGAAGATCTCGAGTAACCTAACCCGCATTATTCACAATTAAAAAGAATTTATTTTCTAAATACTTGTTTAAATTTGGTTTAGTTAAAAACATCAGTAGTCCAAATTTGAGTGCAGGTAAAGACTGCGCACCGAGCGAAGCGATTCCCGCGCAGCGAAATTTCCCCGCTGGCGGCGTTGAAGCTGAAAACGAATCCGGAGTTTCTGACGTCCGGTTTCGTTTTCTTCCGGGTCAGGACGCCATCCATTCTTCTAAAATCCGGCCCACCCGTTCATCGCTGAGCAGATCAAGGTGTCCGCACTGATACACCATTCGCGTATGCTGCGGTGCAAAATGCAGACTGCGTTCCGGATCCTTGTGTACACCAAGGGCACTGTCCAGACCCACGAGCCCGTCGCCCGTCAGCTTGCTCAGCTTCAGCGCCGGTCCCCGTACCGCTTTACCTATCATGGCTGCCACGGTGAAACAGCGTACATTGGCAGGCAGCGGGATGTGCTGCCTTTGGTCGGCTGCCCTGGCGAAGCGGTCTTTTTCCTGCCAATCTTCATCGGTCAGGTTGCCGTACCGCAAATCCGTGATTCCGGCACTTCTGATTTTCCCCAGGCGGGCCAGCGGCCTCGATAGCGCAAACGAAGCCAGCAGCACATCCGCCTGATTGCCCAGGCGCTCGAGCGGCGCGCCGTGGTGCGGACTGCCAAGAAAAAAGATTTTTTGAACGCGGCTCGTCCAGCTTTCCCCCAGCTCACTGCCATAATGGTATGCACTCCGGGTAATGAGCCCGCCCATGCTATGGGTAAGGATGGTCAGTTCCCGCACTTCTACCGGCCAGTGCTGCACAAGTTCTTCGAGCAGTTCACTGAGTTTCCGGCCGTTTTGTGAAATATGAAGCCCGCTGTTGTAGCGCAGATACACTTCCGTGCTTCCGGATTGCCGCGCAAGCGCTTCGCCATGGTTGCGGCCCTTGCGGGTCCATTGCCGGTCGTTCATGCAGGATCCGTGCACCATCAGCAAAATTTTTCCCGTGCAGTTGGGAATGCGCGCCATCAGTTCATCCCGGTTCAGTTTCAGGCTTTCATTATTGAAGCGAAAGCCCATCTGAATCTCCAGCGAATTCCCGGTTTCGTGCAAATAGTCGCCAATCACGCCGTTCAGCACAGCCTGCAGGGCGTCGGCTTTTGTTCCCTTTTGAACGGGACCTGCATCGCGGCTGAGCCTTTCCAGCGCAAGGTC
This genomic stretch from Cyclonatronum proteinivorum harbors:
- a CDS encoding bifunctional GNAT family N-acetyltransferase/carbon-nitrogen hydrolase family protein codes for the protein MKLNPDNFDNIEVRPLTIADYESLLKLQRRCFKDMDPTSRAEFESQLYQFQEGQLGVFLNDELVGSASSLVLDLDEYSVNHTWSEIADDGFIRNHDEEGDTLYGIEVMVDPAHRGMKIGRRLYEARKELCIKLNLKRILVGGRLPNYHKHQDDMRVSEYVNAVMDKQLEDPVLTFQLKNGFTVKRIIKNYLPDDHESAHYATLMEWVNLDYEHTAPKQKISSSPTRICCVQYKMRKIASFDDFAQQIEYFVDVASEYKADFVLFPELLTTQLLSFVGEKRPGAAARELSKFTDQYVELFNEMAIRYNVNIIGGSHFTLENDRVYNVSYLFHRDGKIDSQYKIHVTPSERQWWGVQPGSEPKVFDTDRGRVAINICYDVEFPELARYAVDNGAQILFVPYCTDERHGFTRVRITSQARAIENQIYVAIAGTVGNIPSVPNMDIQYAQSAIFTPSDFSFSRDGIVAISEENTEMVVIADVDLEVLRRTRYNGTVTPLKDRRRDLYEIKFNHISDDEVILEMEEESLTEPEDLE
- a CDS encoding phosphorylase family protein → MNKTFEYKKKDNSTPEEIRDAVKATCDFMERAYEEGYYPKLSIIRDWSEHNPEITGEFAKPRVYRWYLNRELKKLISMGATVKVDYSRKLIPLNDPSLLTYLDEDDMDFTLKKLFLFRPERIDLSLDRLEHYTGTKAEDFQRYILFTNYDMHVEVFKQKYPDCVVPSRDGVQMPAYHHKLDENLGISLVNIGVGPSNAKTCTDHIAVLRPDAMIMVGHCGGLRNHQEIGDFVLASGYMRDDNVLDDDIPLSVPIIPNYALNLFLQQALEKYGMEYRIGTVFTTGNRNWEFSMKRTVSSIHISRSIAIDMESATVATNGFRYRIPNATLLCVSDKPLHGKPKLSGAAQSFYQNSKEKHLEIVIETIELSKKQNPQGLPNASIRATNEPLMGGPATEG
- a CDS encoding esterase/lipase family protein, which produces MTQKPNRFRQLQGGVRLVKTGIVGVVDLVEAMHNRIVHAPYLPSGPVQHIITAIAAITYQNIRWSTRLIGGGADLALERLSRDAGPVQKGTKADALQAVLNGVIGDYLHETGNSLEIQMGFRFNNESLKLNRDELMARIPNCTGKILLMVHGSCMNDRQWTRKGRNHGEALARQSGSTEVYLRYNSGLHISQNGRKLSELLEELVQHWPVEVRELTILTHSMGGLITRSAYHYGSELGESWTSRVQKIFFLGSPHHGAPLERLGNQADVLLASFALSRPLARLGKIRSAGITDLRYGNLTDEDWQEKDRFARAADQRQHIPLPANVRCFTVAAMIGKAVRGPALKLSKLTGDGLVGLDSALGVHKDPERSLHFAPQHTRMVYQCGHLDLLSDERVGRILEEWMAS
- a CDS encoding Ppx/GppA phosphatase family protein: MPTKRIAAIDLGTNSFHAVIVDIQSDGRYTPIDSLKEMIRLGRNGVGKKMTKEDMALGLEALRKIKTLCDHRNVERIMAYATSAIREAPNGGDFVQLVIDELGIKIHPIPGYKEAELIGLAVQHGMTLGEKTSLVMDIGGGSTEFVILNQQEIRYMVSRKIGVSRMTSDFVKSDPVKKKEISDMEKHYRKELSMLTGPVESNKPQLLIGSSGTMQNIAAMIAARQNLDVSLTLNEFEYSKSEFEAFYSWFMTLDRKQRLKVTGLDEKRVDFILPGLVLVKFVLEKFGISRVKTSIQAMREGIIIDFIRHEMKALKMLDKYPEPRRRSVHELLKKYRWAKKHSQHVANLALKLFDDLQTWHKLPYRDRELLEYAALMHDIGYYISSRKHHKHTLYIVLNSNLKGFTQDEIEVMAHVARYHRRSVPKQSHELYAALKPAQRQKIKALAGFLRVADGLDRSHYQNVITFETEVKEVVSLLLTTIADPQLEVWGAGRKSELLAELMGRPIEIRAKR